The window atcatcaccacaatacacacagggactgatcatcactataatacacacagggactgatcatcaccataatacacacagggaccgatcatcactataatacacacagggactgatcatcactataatacacacagggactgatcatcactataatacacgcagggactgatcatcactataatacacacagggactgatcatcactataatacacacagggactgatcatcactgtaatacacacagggactgatcatcactgtaatacacacagggactgatcatcactataatacacacagggactgatcatcactgtaatacacacagggactgatcgtcactataatacacacggggactgatcatcactataatacacacagggactgatcatcactataatacacacggggactgatcatcactataatacacacagggactaataatcactgtaatacacacagggactgattgtcactataatacacacagggactaatAATCACAATAATACTCACAGGGACAGATAATctccataatatacacagggactgctgttccaaataatacacacagggactgctgttcactataatacacacagggactgctgttctctataatacacacagggactgctgctctctataatacacacagggactgctattctctataatacacacagggactgctgttcactataatatacacagggactgctgctctctataatacacacagggactgctattctctataatacacacagggactgctgctcactataatacacacagggactgctgctctctataatatacacagggactgctgttcactataatacacacagggactgctgctctctgcaatggtgtgtgtgtgtgtcgtaaGCCCAGACTTTCTCGTTCCTCGTCCcgcttcatccccacccccttcCACCTCTGCCTTGTTCTTGTGACAGCTGGGGAAGTACATTTTGTGAAACGCATGTGCGTTCAGGAAGGGGGAAGTGCTCTCATTGTCCCCGCAGCCGCCTATAAATCGGCTTCGTTCGGTCGCTCCCAGGTCAGAACGCCGAGGGAGAGGCGGACAGACAGAGtcgggagagggagagcgcgctGCCATTGCCCGTATCGGAGGTGCTGCTTTCTGTGTCTCTGGGGGGCGGGGGGTATTGGGGCTTCACCTTCCCGCGGCTATGGTTTCTGCCAACCACTCCTCCTTCCATTTCTTCGAGGGCGACGACCTCTTCTCCCCCAACGCCACCTGCCACCCCGACGTGCGCAGCTACCGCTACTTTGGGGCCTCGCTGGGCCTCGCGGTGACCCTGGTGGGCACCGTCGGCAACGTCATGACGCTGCTGGCCTTCGCCGCGGAGCCCCGGCTGCGCAGCCGCTTCAACCTGCTCATCCTCAACCTGACGGTGGCCGACCTGCTCTACTGCGGCTTCCTCCAGCCGGTCACCTCCGCCACCTTCCTGCGCAACGGCTGGGCCTGGGGACCCACCGCCTGCCGCACTGTGGGCCTGCTCATCTTCGTCGCCAATGCCGTCTCCATCTTCAACCTGGTGCTGATCGCCGGCAGCCGCTACGCCCTCATCGCCAGCCCCCAGGCCTACGAGAGGGTGTTCCAGCGCCGGACCATGCCTGTATTCGTGGCCCTGCCCTGGGCCCTGGGCCTGGCCCTCTTCGGGCCGCTCTGGCGCATCTACGTCTTCCTGCCGGCCGTCTGCACCTGCAGCTTCCACCGCAGCCGGGGCAAGCCCTACACCACCGTCCTGATGTTCTTCATGTTCGTCCTGGGCCTGGGCTGCATTGGCGTCTTctactacctcatcaaccgcagGGTGAGGGCCGCCTCCCGGGCCCTGAAGATGCACCGGCGCGGCGACGGTGGGGGGTGCGGCAAGGCAGGCGGGAAGGCCGGCCC of the Chiloscyllium punctatum isolate Juve2018m chromosome 36, sChiPun1.3, whole genome shotgun sequence genome contains:
- the LOC140460155 gene encoding G-protein coupled receptor 84-like; translation: MVSANHSSFHFFEGDDLFSPNATCHPDVRSYRYFGASLGLAVTLVGTVGNVMTLLAFAAEPRLRSRFNLLILNLTVADLLYCGFLQPVTSATFLRNGWAWGPTACRTVGLLIFVANAVSIFNLVLIAGSRYALIASPQAYERVFQRRTMPVFVALPWALGLALFGPLWRIYVFLPAVCTCSFHRSRGKPYTTVLMFFMFVLGLGCIGVFYYLINRRVRAASRALKMHRRGDGGGCGKAGGKAGPRAAPDLSSSQGTAADSRPQALSDVSSSLGPGAGSRPQAPPDGNSGPQAPPDENSRPQAPPDGNSRPQANPDVPSSSSSSSRQGLRGKRAGKGRPRAPDSGYCDEASRETEGTSVADEESTAGPRQLQRGVPTVQGGGGGGCGGGVRDFRKVTRMCFAMFLVYVTCYMPFCVLHVVDAKKRFPVLLHMVAGNFTWLNSCINPVLYAVMNRQFREAYRGVLLKAYRLCFCRR